The following proteins are encoded in a genomic region of Candida albicans SC5314 chromosome 4, complete sequence:
- the ARO1 gene encoding Aro1p (Putative pentafunctional arom enzyme; fungal-specific (no human or murine homolog); Gcn2p-, Gcn4p-regulated) → MSIEKVPILGKETIHVGYGIADHIVREVIANLASSTYVIVTDTNMARTPQYSKLTDDFKTNLSEKRPESRLLTYCVSPGENNKNRATKAAVEDFLLQQGCTRDTVILAVGGGVIGDMIGFVAATFMRGVRVVQVPTTLLAMVDSSVGGKTAIDTPLGKNFIGAFHQPEYVFCDVSFLETLPARQFINGMAEVVKTAAIWNEEEFTRLENFSKKFLSVVTSKKPDLQSIKAELVKTVLESVRVKAGVVSSDEKEAGLRNLLNFGHTIGHAIEAVLTPEALHGECVSIGMIKEAELSRYLGILPPVAVARLSKCLVAYGLPVSIDDKEFLKKVGPKRHYVEIDILLKKMAIDKKNDGSKIRCVLLEKIGKCYQLKAHQVSKQDLSFVLTDEVLVHPFTNPPKENIIVPPGSKSISNRALILAALGNGTVRVKNLLHSDDTKHMLDAVASLKGAEISTEDNGETIVVKGNGGNLVTSGEELYLGNAGTASRFLTTVASLVGKSQASDDVILTGNARMQERPIGPLVDALGSNGSEIEYLNKQGSLPLKISAGNGLKGGRIELAATISSQYVSSILMCAPYAKEPVTLALVGGKPISQLYIDMTCAMMKSFGIEVTKSTTEEYTYHIPKGTYKNPSEYVIESDASSATYPLAFAAMTGTSCTIPNIGSSSLQGDAKFAVDVLKPMGCKVEQTTTSTTVTGPPRGHLKPLPHVDMEPMTDAFLTASVVAAVAKGGSSTSITGIANQRVKECNRIEAMVTELAKFGVPANELPDGIEIHGIDIEDLKTPEISKRGVSSYDDHRVAMSFSLLAGLCKEPVLILERSTTGKTWPGWWDILHSKFKIELDGYEPPFNTDKHVDKSSDKSIIVIGMRGTGKSTLSEWLASFLGFKMLDMDKYLEEKLGTGIKSLIKAKGWEYFRQEEAIVAKECFTKFSKGYVLSTGGGIVEGEDARQQLKSYADNGGIVLHLHRDLDETVTFLAADTTRPAYSSEVQEVWLRREKWYHECSNYHFYSSHCSTEDEFNHLRRSFVNYIKLITGAERPVVPAGRSAAVVLTSPDLNEVVGDLESITIGADAVELRVDLFKDTSAEFVAAQIAVIRKHADLPIIYTVRTVSQGGKFPDENVDELKSLLLLGIRLGVAYVDLQLTAPNELIEEISSKKGFTRVIGTYQDINGELKWNNVEWKNKYNQGVSMNADIVRLVGKANSIQDNLDLENFKKQNTLKPLIAFNLGSQGKLSQVLNGTFTPISHKLLPNDEEFLTIGELNQTYFDIGGFTAKKFWVIGSPIEHSRSPNLHNAGYKALNLPYQFGRFEATDVDVVYDNLINKPDFGGLAITMPLKLDIMKFATKLSDAAETIGAVNTLIPIEGGYFGDNTDWVGISNSFIRAGVPPKSSSNGLVVGAGGTSRAAIYALHQMGCAKIYLVNRTAAKLEELVKSFPKDYNLEIVETEQQADKASKVSLAVSCIPADKPLDGEVLKKIERILSNGSEQSAGFKPTLLEASYKPRVTPIMKLTEEQYKWKVIPGVEMLVNQGDRQFKLHTGFTAPYEIIHRAVVEE, encoded by the coding sequence ATGTCTATTGAAAAGGTGCCAATTTTGGGTAAGGAAACTATCCATGTTGGTTATGGTATTGCCGACCATATTGTCAGGGAAGTGATAGCCAACTTGGCTTCTTCAACTTATGTTATAGTGACTGACACAAACATGGCAAGAACTCCCCAATATTCCAAATTGActgatgatttcaaaactaATTTGTCTGAAAAACGTCCTGAATCCAGATTATTGACTTATTGTGTATCACCGGgtgaaaacaacaaaaacagaGCTACCAAAGCTGCAGTGGaagattttcttttacaaCAAGGTTGTACCAGAGACACCGTCATATTGGCTGTTGGTGGGGGTGTTATTGGTGACATGATTGGGTTTGTTGCCGCCACATTTATGAGAGGTGTCAGAGTTGTTCAAGTTCCAACTACATTGTTAGCCATGGTAGATTCATCTGTTGGTGGGAAAACCGCCATTGATACTCCATTAGGTAAGAATTTCATTGGTGCTTTCCATCAACCCGAATACGTTTTCTGTGATGTATCCTTTTTAGAGACTTTACCTGCTAgacaatttattaatggtATGGCTGAAGTTGTGAAAACTGCGGCCATTTggaatgaagaagaattcaCCAGATTAGAAAACTTTTCCAAGAAGTTTCTTTCTGTCGTTACCTCCAAAAAACCAGATTTACAGTCAATTAAGGCTGAATTAGTGAAAACCGTTTTGGAATCTGTTAGAGTGAAAGCTGGTGTTGTGTCATCTGATGAAAAGGAAGCTGGTCTTAGAAATTTACTTAATTTTGGCCATACTATTGGTCATGCAATTGAAGCGGTTTTAACTCCAGAAGCATTACATGGAGAATGTGTTTCCATTGGTATGATTAAGGAAGCTGAGTTGTCTAGATATTTGGGTATACTACCACCTGTTGCAGTTGCCAGATTGTCGAAATGTCTCGTTGCATACGGTTTACCTGTGTCTATTGACGATAAAgaattcttgaaaaaagtGGGACCAAAACGTCATTATGTTGAAATCgatattttgttgaaaaaaatggccattgacaagaaaaatgatGGTAGTAAGATTAGATGTGTCTTGTTAGAGAAAATTGGTAAATGTTACCAATTGAAAGCACATCAAGTATCCAAACAAGATTTAAGTTTTGTGTTGACTGATGAAGTGTTGGTTCACCCATTCACCAATCCACCTAAAGAAAACATAATTGTTCCACCTGGTTCCAAATCTATCTCCAATAGAGCATTGATTTTAGCTGCTTTGGGTAATGGTACTGTTCGtgtgaaaaatttgttacATTCAGACGATACTAAGCATATGTTAGATGCTGTTGCTTCTTTAAAGGGAGCTGAAATATCCACTGAAGATAATGGTGAAACCATTGTAGTTAAAGGAAATGGTGGCAACTTGGTCACATCTGGCGAAGAATTGTACTTGGGTAATGCTGGTACTGCTTCCAGATTTTTGACTACTGTAGCTTCATTAGTGGGCAAATCACAAGCTAGTGATGATGTTATTTTAACTGGTAACGCAAGAATGCAAGAAAGACCTATTGGACCATTAGTGGATGCCTTGGGATCTAATGGTTCTGAGATTGAGTATTTGAATAAGCAGGGTTCATTGCCATTGAAAATCAGTGCTGGCAATGGATTGAAAGGTGGAAGAATAGAATTGGCTGCAACAATCTCTTCGCAGTatgtttcttcaattttaatgTGTGCACCATATGCTAAGGAGCCAGTTACTTTGGCTTTAGTCGGAGGTAAACCAATTTCTCAATTATACATAGATATGACATGTGCAATGATGAAATCATTTGGTATTGAAGTTACCAAATCAACTACTGAGGAATACACCTATCATATTCCAAAGGGGACATACAAGAATCCATCTGAATATGTCATTGAATCAGATGCGTCATCTGCAACTTATCCATTAGCATTTGCTGCTATGACTGGAACATCCTGTACTATTCCGAACATAGGTTCTTCCTCATTACAAGGAGATGCCAAATTTGCTGTTGATGTGTTGAAACCAATGGGGTGTAAAGTTGAACAAACCACAACTTCAACAACTGTAACTGGTCCGCCGAGAGGTCACTTGAAACCATTACCTCATGTTGATATGGAGCCAATGACTGATGCATTTTTGACTGcttctgttgttgctgctgttgctaAAGGCGGTTCTTCTACTTCTATAACTGGTATTGCTAACCAAAGAGTTAAAGAATGTAATAGAATTGAAGCTATGGTTACTGAATTGGCAAAATTTGGTGTGCCAGCAAATGAATTACCCGATGGAATTGAAATACATggtattgatattgaagatttgaaaacacCAGAAATTTCTAAAAGAGGTGTTTCCTCCTATGATGATCATAGAGTGGCTAtgtcattttcattattggcAGGTTTGTGTAAAGAACCcgttttgattttggaaaGATCAACCACTGGTAAGACTTGGCCAGGTTGGTGGGATATCTTACATTCCAAATTTAAGATTGAGCTTGATGGTTATGAACCACCATTCAATACTGATAAACATGTGGATAAATCTAGTGATAAAAGTATCATTGTCATTGGTATGAGAGGCACTGGAAAATCTACTTTATCTGAATGGTTGGCTTCCTTTTTGGGGTTCAAGATGTTAGATATGGACAAATATCTTGAAGAGAAATTGGGCACTGGtatcaaatcattgattAAAGCTAAAGGTTGGGAATATTTCCGTCAAGAAGAAGCAATTGTTGCTAAAGAATGTTTCACCAAGTTTTCCAAGGGGTATGTACTTTCCACTGGTGGAGGAATTGTTGAAGGTGAAGATGCCAGACAGCAATTGAAATCTTATGCTGATAATGGAGGGATTGTTTTGCACTTGCATCGTGATTTAGATGAAACTGTCACTTTCTTGGCTGCTGATACAACCAGACCTGCTTATAGCAGTGAAGTTCAAGAAGTATGGTtaagaagagaaaaatgGTACCATGAATGTTCTAACTACCACTTCTATTCCAGTCACTGTAGTACTGAGGATGAATTCAACCATTTGAGAAGATCCTTTGTAAACTACATTAAACTTATCACTGGTGCTGAAAGACCTGTTGTGCCAGCTGGTAGATCAGCTGCTGTTGTCTTGACATCACCGGATTTGAATGAAGTTGTTGGAGATTTGGAATCTATTACAATTGGTGCTGATGCAGTTGAATTAAgagttgatttatttaagGATACTTCTGCTGAATTTGTTGCTGCCCAAATTGCTGTAATAAGAAAGCATGCCGATTTACCAATTATTTACACTGTGAGAACTGTGTCGCAAGGTGGTAAATTCCCAGATGAAAATGTTGACGAATTAAAGAGTTTGTTGTTACTTGGTATCAGATTAGGTGTTGCATACGTTGATCTTCAATTGACTGCTCCGAATGAACTCATTGAAGAGATTAGCAGTAAGAAGGGTTTCACTAGAGTCATTGGTACTTATCAAGATATAAATGGTGAATTGAAATGGAACAATGTTGAAtggaaaaacaaatataatCAAGGTGTTTCCATGAATGCTGATATTGTGAGACTAGTCGGTAAGGCAAACTCAATTCAAGATAATTTAGATTTggaaaactttaaaaagCAGAATACTTTAAAACCATTGATTGCTTTCAATTTAGGTTCTCAAGGTAAGTTGTCACAAGTATTAAATGGAACATTCACCCCTATTTCCCACAAATTACTTCCAAATGATGAAGAGTTCTTAACAATCGGCGAATTAAATCAAActtattttgatattggaGGTTTCACTGctaaaaaattttgggtCATTGGTTCACCCATTGAACATTCAAGATCGCCAAATTTGCACAATGCAGGGTATAAAGCATTGAATTTGCCTTACCAATTTGGCAGATTTGAAGCTAcagatgttgatgttgtttaTGATAACTTGATCAATAAACCAGACTTTGGTGGTTTAGCCATCACTATGCCATTGAAATTGGATATCATGAAGTTTGCCACTAAACTATCTGATGCAGCAGAGACCATTGGAGCCGTCAACACATTGATTCCAATTGAAGGCGGATATTTTGGTGATAACACTGATTGGGTGGGTATTAGTAATTCTTTCATAAGAGCAGGTGTTCCACCTAAGCTGAGCTCGAATGGGTTAGTTGTTGGTGCAGGCGGCACTTCTAGAGCTGCCATTTATGCCTTACATCAAATGGGATGTGCAAAGATTTACTTGGTGAATCGTACTGCTGCTAAATTGGAGGAACTTGTCAAGTCATTCCCTAAAGACTATAATCTTGAGATTGTCGAAACCGAACAACAAGCCGATAAAGCAAGTAAAGTCCTGTTGGCAGTGTCTTGTATTCCTGCTGATAAACCATTAGATGGAGAagtgttgaagaaaattgaGCGAATTTTATCTAATGGAAGTGAACAATCTGCTGGTTTCAAGCCAACATTATTGGAAGCTAGTTACAAACCAAGAGTGACACCAATTATGAAGCTTACTGAAGAACAATATAAATGGAAAGTTATCCCAGGTGTTGAGATGTTGGTAAATCAAGGTGATAGACAGTTTAAACTTCATACTGGTTTTACTGCACCATATGAGATTATTCATCGTGCTGTTGTTGAGGAATAA
- a CDS encoding uncharacterized protein (Protein with similarity to mutator-like element (MULE) transposase), whose translation GFFKIMDFPGLSTEGKPLWGCMFMDKKQKNILETNQDVWYLDLTHRVSRDFGKRMKNSSVYLYTVVARDKVTGMGVPCAFFITNTLKEDPIISFLGFLKSHSVTLKQVMIDCSMPELSAIKTVFPESSVSICKWYILRNVRTEARSIFNDKESQDYAVAKITALFDNSTKDEIAQKIHEFKEQFADYPKWLNYFKYCENLLRCWTNNAEVSLNQENSTNNCIESYHHTIKIKFIKSIRKHTPDDLLCVLYKEVTPFYMKWYDDVRIRGRRPNLNKAELGYFDAAYSLSEDDLKKYVTIQKEGEIQEGETQEEKETQEEKGFVKSLKDENVTYTVTIKGARGKCTCNIDRNDSSWCKHLYMYQRLKQLLLGEAIEKQMNLFADNSEDYPSDVSDSESEDYESFSDIEFDNGNDIGNDNGDDDGHQNEPNNNAGDPYDSNEFDFSRYEVRNEDSQNVVDVVNPTLLNSLSDDDDDSDDELSSTEMEMPNDQSIQNITPANIPQKSREELINKINGHLRSISKRYSEIIEKSPEKLDELELSMKGLIQLLENMLTGRENLANNPKRRKKS comes from the coding sequence AtggttttttcaaaattatggATTTTCCTGGTCTTTCAACGGAGGGCAAGCCTTTATGGGGTTGTATGTTTATGGataaaaagcaaaaaaatatcttaGAAACCAATCAGGATGTGTGGTATCTTGATTTGACACATCGTGTGTCAAGGGATTTCGGTAAGAGAATGAAAAACAGTTCTGTTTACTTATACACTGTGGTGGCACGTGATAAAGTTACTGGAATGGGAGTACCTTGTGCTTTTTTCATTACAAATACATTGAAAGAAGATCCAATCATTCTGTTTTTGGGATTTCTTAAGCTGCATTCAGTGACACTCAAGCAAGTTATGATTGATTGTTCAATGCCTGAACTTAGTGCCATTAAAACTGTCTTTCCAGAGTCAAGCGTGTCTATCTGTAAATGGTACATTCTTCGTAATGTGCGTACTGAAGCCAGGTCAATATTTAACGATAAAGAATCACAAGATTATGCTGTTGCTAAGATCACTGCCctttttgataattcaacGAAAGATGAAATAGCACAAAAAATACATGAGTTTAAAGAGCAATTTGCAGATTATCCCAAGTGGCttaattatttcaaatattgcGAAAATTTATTGCGTTGTTGGACGAATAATGCAGAGGTGTCTTTGAACCAAGAAAATAGTACCAATAACTGTATTGAATCATATCACCATactattaaaattaaattcatcaaatctATAAGAAAGCATACCCCGGACGACCTTCTTTGTGTTTTATACAAAGAGGTCACTCCTTTTTATATGAAGTGGTATGATGATGTTCGTATTCGAGGAAGGAGACCCAACTTAAATAAAGCAGAACTTGGATATTTTGATGCAGCATATAGCTTATCAGAGGATGATTTAAAAAAGTATGTTacaattcaaaaagaagGGGAAATACAAGAAGGAGAAAcccaagaagaaaaggaaacccaagaagaaaaaggtTTCGTAAAGTCTTTAAAAGACGAAAATGTAACATATACTGTCACAATTAAAGGGGCTAGAGGTAAATGCACTTGTAACATTGATAGGAACGATAGTTCATGGTGTAAACATCTTTATATGTACCAAAGATTGAAGCAGTTGCTTTTAGGTGAGGCTATTGAGAAGCAAATGAATTTGTTTGCTGATAATTCTGAAGATTATCCATCTGATGTGAGTGATAGTGAAAGTGAGGATTATGAATCTTTTTCagatattgaatttgataatggAAATGATATTGGAAATGATAATggagatgatgatggtcATCAGAACGAACCAAACAATAATGCTGGTGATCCTTATGATagtaatgaatttgatttctcaAGATATGAAGTAAGGAATGAAGATCTGCAAAATGTTGTGGATGTGGTGAATCCAACATTGTTGAACAGCCTTTctgatgacgatgatgatagtgatgatgaattacTGTCTACGGAAATGGAAATGCCAAAtgatcaatcaattcaaaatattacACCAGCCAATATACCTCAAAAATCTCGTGAAGagttaattaataaaatcaacGGTCATCTTAGGAGTATTTCAAAGAGATACTCggaaataattgaaaagtCACCTGAGAAACTTGATGAACTTGAACTTAGTATGAAAGGTTTAATTCAACTATTGGAAAATATGTTAACTGGTAGAGAAAACTTAGCTAATAATCCAAAACgcagaaaaaaaagctgA
- a CDS encoding uncharacterized protein (Possible similarity to mutator-like element (MULE) transposase; flow model biofilm induced; expression regulated during planktonic growth): MPPKSLKLIKKGLNPPVQDNKTFNSLFKEALNSPEHFLCDNLSNFKLPSDIDFFIGFIETKQFETWLDIISRQNNWTRNKRVVSSIANNNNEQIPCNSKKSAYLEELYYNCCSSGKYESKMQKGPGARYKNAVPTTIRTGCPAKWYAKKPKSMPNHWLVGVIPKHNHKNLLKGGLNRSARLWLKQKVEDGHNHNYIKKLLIDIHAQRNRGTLSDESLPLLNIQTHHILYLLRKKFNKQYKLNRGGRENLLAWGESIKKHGFFKIMDFPGLSTEGKPLWGCMFMDKKQKNILETNQDVWYL, from the coding sequence ATGCCACCAAAGTCATTGAAGTTGATCAAAAAGGGTTTAAATCCTCCTGTTCAAGATAACAAGACTTTTAACTCATTATTTAAAGAAGCCTTGAACTCACCAGAGCATTTTTTATGCGATAATCTATCCAATTTCAAACTCCCTTCagatattgatttctttattggttttattgaaacaaaGCAATTTGAGACATGGCTCGACATTATTAGTCGTCAAAATAATTGGACGAGAAATAAGAGGGTTGTGTCATCTATtgccaacaacaataatgaaCAAATACCTTGCAACTCAAAAAAGCTGGCTTATTTGGAAGAATTATATTACAACTGCTGTCTGCTGGGAAAATATGAATCAAAAATGCAGAAAGGTCCTGGGGCTCGTTACAAAAATGCAGTACCAACTACTATCAGAACAGGTTGTCCCGCAAAGTGGTATGCAAAGAAGCCTAAAAGTATGCCAAATCATTGGTTAGTAGGTGTAATACCAAAACACAACCACAAAAATCTTTTGAAAGGCGGATTAAACAGATCAGCCAGATTGTGGCTTAAACAAAAGGTTGAAGATGGTCATAATCataattatataaaaaagtTGCTAATTGATATTCATGCTCAACGAAACAGAGGTACTTTGTCAGATGAATCACTACCGCtattaaatattcaaaCACATCATATTTTGTATCTTcttagaaaaaaatttaacaaGCAATATAAGTTGAACAGGGGTGGCAGGGAAAATTTACTAGCTTGGGGTGAACTGATAAAGAAGCAtggttttttcaaaattatggATTTTCCTGGTCTTTCAACGGAGGGCAAGCCTTTATGGGGTTGTATGTTTATGGataaaaagcaaaaaaatatcttaGAAACCAATCAGGATGTGTGGTATCTTGA
- a CDS encoding Elongator subunit (Ortholog(s) have ATPase activity, tRNA binding activity, role in protein urmylation, regulation of transcription from RNA polymerase II promoter, tRNA wobble uridine modification and Elongator holoenzyme complex localization), producing MSLNNPSQDLIFFKDNSLISDKIINQETTTTTTTTASNNFHSYLSVITYNQSTSPNWLINGLIEDTLFGNATKSLNNHESYHQMKKKDIIIKNKKIMIISFLHNKEFYIKNCKRIGINLEEKEKEQQQQFQFIDYFNDLFINLIKNPNDSVKDINKMFDNIINSLNNDSKDDVDVIIIEGVEILLFATNITSNQLIFNINRLNKKCRQLFVVSSKECLFKNNESIGVTFSFDDPMIKINDFLIKLLHRSQLNITLEPLITGRAKDITGSLTISKGCIPYDENLSISINEKEYVYHITKDSQVKLYYR from the coding sequence ATGTCATTGAATAATCCAAGTCaagatttaatttttttcaaagataATTCACTAATATCAgacaaaatcattaatcaagaaaccaccaccaccacgaCCACCACAgcttcaaataattttcattcttATTTATCAGTGATAACTTATAATCAATCGACTTCACCTAATTGGTTAATCAATGGATTAATTGAAGATACATTATTTGGTAATGCCACCAAAAGTTTAAATAATCATGAATCCTACCAccaaatgaagaagaaggatattattattaagaataaaaaaatcatgattatatcatttttacataataaagaattttatattaaaaattgtaaaCGAATTGGAATAAATCTtgaagaaaaggaaaaggaacaacaacaacaatttcaatttattgattattttaatgatttatttataaatttgattaaaaatCCTAATGATTCAGTTAAagatattaataaaatgtttgataatattataaattctttgaataatgatagtaaagatgatgttgatgtgattattattgaagGGGTAGagattttattatttgctACTAATATAacatcaaatcaattgatatttaatattaatcgattaaataaaaaatgtcgacaattatttgttgtttcaagTAAAGAGTGTCTTTTTAAGaataatgaatcaattggtGTTACTTTTAGTTTTGATGATCCAAtgattaaaattaatgattttttaattaaattattacatCGTTCACAATTAAATATTACTTTAGAACCATTAATAACGGGTCGAGCAAAAGATATTACTGGAAGTTTAACAATTTCGAAAGGTTGTATACCATatgatgaaaatttatcaatttcaattaatgaaaaagaatatgTTTATCATATTACTAAAGATTCTCAAgttaaattatattatcgataa
- a CDS encoding bifunctional triglyceride lipase/lysophosphatidylethanolamine acyltransferase (Putative phospholipase of patatin family; similar to S. cerevisiae Tgl3p; predicted Kex2p substrate): protein MIRTLITTTIIPIIAYIINNTPSYIWAIIDFIMDICFFWVKQLYQIYNRKDPLKEYVKQLKIAPNYNDWKEVAYEVDKLTNMDLWRQNFISKHYDYVLIDERLKLLREARLNQNSQVMMSLLRSGLIRNFAGVAQKRLYLKSYMGTKFKIEEYINEVLNCLDYLNEALNNDNNDEYIMNSKQLKLDFFHDARQSFGCSALLLQGGSLFGLCHLGVVKALYFKGLMPRIIGGSAVGAAVASLVCTLTDEELIPILVNIGDLMKNIDLLNHEIDERYGNVIENVVKKGYSQEILLFLKFVRDTIGDLTFEEAYMKTEKILNIVVHPTNQCVPSLLNYITAPNVIIWTAIYASIGTGVLSDDVALYVKDFNNEIVLQTPDVDVKFLKPQDVTYHQQYFKFKPHDSFGGGVGGGGGTNSGGTNSGGSDTTGIGSGGATGIGNDITGDGEKPTSTTTTTNIVLQQQSPYTKLTELFNVNHFVISLARPYLAPLISNDLQHYHAYGKIRYDKTSSTTTPTTSTTTIEDKNNTNTNTNTNGSGSNKRKRTSSGGGVEVSKKKDIEKYAQDTTSYNLMKKIKTIIGMEIQHRLMVMNKLGLLTDVMKRFFIDEKPPTLQSLASIREVTIVPELRYLMKDFGRVFDVHKTMENIPYWVLVGERSVWPLFPLLWSRCAIEFALDDLYNLHRKRGG from the coding sequence ATGATAAGGACATTAATTACAACCACAATTATACCAATTATTGCTTacataataaacaataccCCAAGTTATATATGGGctataattgattttataatggatatttgttttttttgggtcaaacaattatatcaaatttataatcGGAAAGACCCTCTCAAGGAATAtgttaaacaattgaaaattgcaCCTAATTATAATGATTGGAAAGAAGTTGCTTATGaagttgataaattgacCAATATGGATCTTTGGCGACAAAATTTCATATCTAAACATTATGATTATgtattaattgatgaaagattgaaattattacGTGAAGCAagattaaatcaaaattctCAAGTCATGATGTCATTATTACGAAGTGGATTAATAAGAAATTTTGCTGGAGTGGCTCAAAAAAgattatatttgaaatcttATATGGGGAcgaaatttaaaattgaagaatatattaatgaagtattaaattgtttggattatttaaatgaagcattaaataatgataataatgatgaatataTCATGAATAgtaaacaattaaaattggattttttCCATGATGCAAGACAATCATTTGGTTGTAGtgcattattattacaaggTGGATCATTATTTGGATTATGTCATTTAGGGGTTGTTAAAgcattatattttaaagGTTTAATGCCAAGAATCATTGGTGGAAGTGCTGTTGGGGCAGCCGTGGCATCTTTAGTATGTACATTaactgatgaagaattaatcCCTATTTTAGTTAATATTGGtgatttaatgaaaaatatcgatttattaaatcatgaaattgatgaaagaTATGGTAatgttattgaaaatgttgtTAAAAAAGGTTATTCtcaagaaattttattatttctaaaGTTTGTTCGTGATACCATTGGTGATTTAACTTTTGAAGAAGCTTATATGAAAAcggaaaaaattttaaatataGTGGTTCATCCAACTAATCAATGTGTTCCTTCATTACTTAATTATATAACGGCTCCTAATGTAATTATATGGACAGCTATTTATGCATCTATTGGTACTGGAGTATTATCGGATGATGTGGCATTATATGTTAAAgattttaataatgaaattgttttacAAACTCCTGATGTTGAtgtgaaatttttaaaaccTCAAGATGTAActtatcatcaacaatattttaaatttaaaccTCATGATAGTTTTGGTGGGGGAGTcggaggtggtggtggaacCAACAGTGGTGGAACCAACAGTGGTGGAAGCGATACTACTGGAattggtagtggtggtgctACTGGAATTGGCAATGATATAACAGGTGATGGGGAAAAACCTACctctactactactacaactaACATTgttttacaacaacaatcaccATATACAAAATTAACTGAGCTTTTCAATGTTAATCATTTTGTTATCAGTTTAGCAAGACCATATTTGGCTCCATTAATAAGTAATGATTTACAACATTATCATGCATATGGTAAAATCAGATACGATAAAACAtcttctactactactcCAACTACTAGCACTACTACAATTGAAGATAAgaataatactaatactaatactaatactaatGGTAGTGGCAGTAACAAACGGAAAAGAACATCTTCTGGGGGTGGAGTAGAAGTttccaaaaagaaagatattgaaaaatatgcTCAAGATACCACTAGttataatttaatgaaaaaaattaaaacaataattggCATGGAAATTCAACATCGATTAATGGTAATGAATAAATTAGGATTATTAACTGATGTAATGAAACgatttttcattgatgaAAAACCTCCAACATTACAATCATTAGCATCAATTCGAGAAGTTACCATAGTGCCAGAATTACGATATTTAATGAAAGATTTTGGTCGAGTATTTGATGTTCATAAAACCATGGAAAATATACCTTATTGGGTATTAGTTGGTGAAAGATCAGTATGGCCATTATTCCCATTATTATGGTCAAGATGTGCTATTGAATTTGCATTGGatgatttatataatttacATAGAAAACGAGGTGgttaa